In Pseudomonas fluorescens, one genomic interval encodes:
- a CDS encoding Trm112 family protein: MDTKLLDILACPICKGPLKLSADKTELISKGAGLAYPIRDGIPVMLESEARTLTTDERLDK, encoded by the coding sequence ATGGACACCAAATTGCTCGACATCCTCGCGTGCCCGATCTGCAAAGGCCCGCTCAAGCTCAGCGCCGACAAGACCGAACTGATCAGCAAGGGCGCCGGTCTGGCCTATCCGATCCGCGACGGCATCCCGGTGATGCTCGAAAGCGAAGCGCGCACCCTGACCACTGACGAGCGTCTGGATAAATGA
- the lpxK gene encoding tetraacyldisaccharide 4'-kinase: MSLSDRLLAAWYQGHPALTLLRPLEMLYRRVVVNKRQRFLDGEGQIYQPPVPLIVVGNITVGGTGKTPMILWLIEHCRRAGLRVGVVSRGYGAKPPQLPWRVTAEQSADVAGDEPLLIVQRTGVPLMIDPDRSAAVKALLASEPLDLILSDDGMQHYRLARDLELVLIDAARGLGNKRCLPAGPLREPIERLQSVDGVLFNGATADREDGFAFHLQPTALVNLRSGARKPLAHFAPGQSVHAVAGIGNPQRFFNTLEALDWRAVPHAFADHAEYSVQALNFTPSLPLVMTEKDAVKCRAFAADDWWYLAVDAVPSPAFVAWFDTQLMRLLPDRLLP; the protein is encoded by the coding sequence ATGAGCCTGTCCGATCGTTTGCTCGCCGCGTGGTATCAGGGGCATCCGGCCCTGACGCTGCTGCGGCCGCTGGAAATGCTCTACCGCCGCGTGGTGGTCAACAAGCGTCAGCGCTTTCTCGACGGTGAAGGCCAGATCTATCAGCCACCGGTGCCGTTGATCGTGGTCGGCAATATCACCGTCGGCGGCACCGGCAAGACACCGATGATCCTGTGGCTGATCGAGCATTGCCGACGCGCCGGTCTGCGGGTTGGTGTGGTCAGTCGTGGATATGGCGCCAAACCGCCGCAACTGCCGTGGCGGGTCACCGCCGAGCAGAGCGCCGACGTCGCCGGCGATGAACCGCTGTTGATCGTGCAGCGCACCGGCGTGCCGCTGATGATCGACCCTGATCGCAGCGCAGCGGTCAAAGCCTTGCTCGCCAGTGAGCCGCTGGACCTGATCCTCTCCGATGATGGCATGCAGCATTACCGCTTGGCGCGAGATCTGGAGCTGGTGCTGATCGACGCCGCCCGTGGTTTGGGCAACAAGCGCTGCCTGCCGGCCGGTCCGTTGCGCGAGCCGATCGAGCGCCTGCAAAGCGTCGATGGCGTGCTGTTCAACGGTGCCACTGCGGATCGTGAAGACGGTTTTGCCTTTCACCTGCAACCGACCGCACTGGTCAATCTGCGCAGTGGCGCGCGCAAGCCGCTGGCGCATTTTGCGCCCGGTCAATCGGTGCACGCGGTGGCCGGAATCGGCAATCCGCAACGTTTCTTCAATACCCTCGAAGCGCTAGACTGGCGAGCAGTCCCCCATGCGTTTGCCGACCACGCCGAATACAGCGTGCAGGCCTTGAATTTCACACCGTCATTGCCGTTGGTGATGACCGAAAAGGACGCGGTGAAGTGCCGTGCCTTCGCAGCAGACGACTGGTGGTATCTGGCGGTCGATGCCGTGCCGTCACCGGCCTTCGTGGCCTGGTTCGACACCCAGTTGATGCGCCTGTTGCCCGATCGTCTTTTGCCTTAA
- a CDS encoding ExbD/TolR family protein, with protein sequence MKFRRKPRETIDINLASLIDVVFILLLFFVVTTTFTRETQLRVDLPESVSGSPAEDQQLKQLDVAISAEGVFSVNNKILPKNDLATLMEAMQKEANGDTNMPLSISADGKTQHQSVITAMDAAGKLGFSHLRMTTVEAAPKS encoded by the coding sequence GTGAAATTCCGTCGCAAACCCCGGGAAACGATCGACATCAACCTCGCGTCGCTGATCGACGTGGTGTTCATCCTGTTGCTGTTTTTCGTCGTGACCACCACCTTCACCCGCGAGACACAGTTGCGCGTCGATCTGCCGGAATCGGTCAGCGGATCGCCCGCCGAAGACCAGCAGCTCAAGCAACTGGATGTCGCGATCAGCGCTGAAGGCGTGTTCTCGGTGAACAACAAGATTCTGCCGAAAAACGACCTGGCGACGCTGATGGAAGCCATGCAGAAAGAAGCCAACGGTGACACCAACATGCCGTTGTCGATCAGCGCTGACGGCAAGACCCAACACCAATCGGTGATCACCGCCATGGACGCGGCCGGCAAGCTCGGTTTCAGCCATTTGCGCATGACCACGGTCGAGGCGGCGCCCAAATCCTGA
- a CDS encoding MotA/TolQ/ExbB proton channel family protein gives MWELVKSGGWMMLPIILSSIAAMAIVAERLWTLRASRVTPEHLLGQVWVWIKDKQLNKEKLKELRANSPLGEILAAGLANSKHGREIMKECIEEAAARVIHELERYVNALGTIAAMSPLLGLLGTVLGMIDIFSAFTGSGMTTNASVLAGGISKALITTAAGLMVGIPSVFFHRFLQRRIDELVVGMEQEAIKLVEVVQGDRDVDLAGDKA, from the coding sequence GTGTGGGAATTGGTCAAATCCGGCGGCTGGATGATGTTGCCGATCATTCTGAGTTCCATCGCGGCCATGGCGATTGTCGCCGAGCGTCTGTGGACCCTGCGCGCCAGCCGCGTCACCCCCGAGCATCTGCTGGGTCAGGTCTGGGTCTGGATCAAGGACAAGCAGCTCAATAAAGAAAAACTCAAGGAATTGCGCGCCAATTCGCCGCTGGGTGAAATCCTCGCCGCGGGCCTGGCCAACTCCAAGCATGGTCGCGAGATCATGAAGGAATGCATCGAAGAAGCCGCCGCGCGGGTGATTCACGAGCTCGAACGCTACGTCAACGCGCTGGGCACCATCGCTGCCATGTCGCCGTTGCTGGGCCTGTTGGGCACGGTGCTGGGCATGATCGACATTTTCAGCGCCTTCACCGGTTCCGGCATGACCACCAACGCCTCGGTCCTGGCCGGCGGTATTTCCAAGGCACTGATCACCACTGCGGCGGGCCTGATGGTCGGTATTCCGTCGGTGTTCTTCCACCGTTTCCTGCAACGCCGCATCGATGAGCTGGTGGTGGGCATGGAGCAGGAAGCGATCAAACTGGTCGAAGTGGTGCAGGGCGACCGTGACGTCGATCTGGCCGGGGACAAAGCGTGA
- a CDS encoding DNA internalization-related competence protein ComEC/Rec2: MRTGMMALAVGLLVPVFLPVLPPVGLMMLLPLVGLMLLPFRSYPLAFLLFGFTWACVSAQWALNDRLPEALDGETRWVEGRVVGLPQTSEGVVRFELADARSRHEKLPSLMRLAWYAGPPLNSGERWRLAVKLRRPGGLLNPDAFDYEAWLLAQRIGATGTIKDGQRLAEANWAWRDSIRQRLLAVDAQGRGGALAALVLGDGSGLSREDWQILQETGTVHLLVISGQHIGMLAAVIYLLVAGLARYGWWPLRWPWLPWACGLAFAAALGYGLLAGFDVPVQRACVMVGLMLLWRLRFRHLGAWWPLLLAFDALLLLDPLASLRPGLWLSFAAVGILIFTFGGRLGAWKWWQTWTRAQWLIALGLCPVLLALSLPISVSGPLANLLAVPWVSLLVLPPALLGTLLLPVPYVGAGLLWLAGGLIDWLFRGLSLIAGAWPAWISPSLPWWVLLLGSLGALLLLLPRGVPLRPLGWPLLLILLAPPRERVAEGQADVWQLDVGQGLAILIRTRHHALLYDAGPRFGDFDLGERVVLPALHKLGVNRIDLMLLSHADADHAGGALAVSRGLKVTRVISGDPPGLPAILRAEACESGRQWQWDGVRFQLWQWSAANDSNQRSCVLQIEANGERLLLTGDIDIAAERVLLDSPLAVPTHWLQAPHHGSRSSSSMVLLRALKPHSVLISRGQGNSFGHPHPLVLARYRQQGLRIYDSAQHGAIQLRLGSFQAPWLMRQQRRFWR, translated from the coding sequence ATGCGCACAGGGATGATGGCGCTGGCAGTCGGTCTGCTGGTTCCGGTTTTTTTGCCGGTTTTACCGCCGGTCGGGTTGATGATGTTGTTGCCGTTGGTGGGACTGATGTTGTTGCCGTTTCGCAGCTATCCCCTGGCGTTTCTGCTATTCGGTTTCACCTGGGCGTGCGTCAGTGCGCAATGGGCGTTGAATGATCGCCTGCCGGAAGCGCTTGACGGCGAAACCCGTTGGGTCGAAGGGCGGGTGGTCGGTTTGCCGCAAACCAGCGAGGGCGTGGTGCGGTTCGAGTTGGCCGATGCCCGCTCGCGACACGAAAAATTGCCGTCGTTGATGCGTCTGGCGTGGTACGCCGGGCCGCCGCTCAACAGCGGTGAGCGCTGGCGGCTGGCGGTGAAGCTCAGGCGCCCCGGTGGTTTGCTCAATCCCGACGCCTTCGATTACGAAGCCTGGCTGTTGGCGCAACGCATCGGCGCGACCGGCACGATCAAGGATGGTCAGCGCCTGGCCGAGGCAAACTGGGCATGGCGCGACAGCATTCGTCAGCGCTTGCTGGCAGTCGATGCCCAAGGCCGGGGCGGTGCATTGGCGGCACTGGTGCTCGGCGACGGCTCCGGGCTCAGCCGCGAGGATTGGCAGATCCTGCAGGAAACCGGCACCGTGCATCTGCTGGTGATTTCCGGTCAACACATCGGGATGTTGGCGGCGGTCATCTATCTGTTGGTCGCCGGGCTGGCGCGCTACGGCTGGTGGCCGCTGCGCTGGCCATGGCTGCCATGGGCCTGTGGGCTGGCGTTTGCCGCGGCGCTCGGTTACGGCTTGCTCGCCGGGTTTGATGTGCCGGTGCAACGGGCCTGCGTGATGGTTGGGCTGATGTTGTTGTGGCGCCTGCGCTTTCGCCATCTCGGCGCGTGGTGGCCGCTGTTGCTGGCATTCGATGCGTTGCTGTTGCTCGACCCGTTAGCCAGTTTGCGTCCGGGTTTGTGGCTGTCGTTCGCCGCGGTGGGGATTTTGATTTTCACCTTCGGCGGGCGACTCGGCGCGTGGAAATGGTGGCAGACCTGGACCCGCGCGCAATGGCTGATTGCGCTGGGTCTGTGCCCGGTGTTGCTGGCGCTGAGCCTGCCGATCAGCGTCAGCGGGCCATTGGCAAATCTGCTCGCGGTGCCATGGGTCAGTCTGCTGGTGCTGCCACCGGCACTGCTCGGCACGCTGTTGTTGCCGGTGCCTTACGTCGGTGCAGGCTTGTTGTGGCTGGCCGGTGGTTTGATCGACTGGCTGTTTCGCGGCTTGTCGCTGATCGCCGGGGCTTGGCCGGCGTGGATCTCGCCGTCGCTGCCGTGGTGGGTTTTGCTGCTCGGCAGTCTCGGCGCCTTGCTGTTGCTGTTGCCGCGTGGGGTGCCGTTGCGACCGTTGGGCTGGCCGTTGCTGTTGATTCTGCTGGCGCCGCCGCGCGAGCGAGTGGCCGAGGGCCAGGCCGATGTCTGGCAGCTCGATGTCGGTCAGGGCCTGGCGATCCTGATCCGCACGCGTCATCACGCGTTGCTCTACGACGCCGGTCCACGCTTCGGCGATTTCGATCTGGGCGAGCGGGTGGTGCTGCCGGCGCTGCACAAACTGGGGGTCAACCGCATCGATCTGATGCTGCTCAGTCATGCCGATGCCGACCATGCCGGTGGTGCGCTGGCAGTATCGCGGGGCTTGAAAGTGACGCGGGTGATCAGCGGCGATCCGCCGGGGCTGCCCGCCATCCTGCGGGCCGAGGCCTGTGAAAGCGGGCGCCAATGGCAGTGGGACGGGGTCCGTTTTCAGCTGTGGCAATGGTCGGCCGCCAATGACAGCAATCAGCGCTCCTGCGTGTTGCAGATCGAGGCCAATGGCGAGCGTCTGCTGCTGACCGGCGATATCGACATCGCCGCCGAACGGGTTCTGCTCGACAGTCCGCTGGCCGTGCCGACGCACTGGCTGCAGGCACCGCACCATGGCAGTCGCAGTTCCTCCTCGATGGTGCTGCTTCGGGCATTGAAGCCGCATTCGGTGCTGATCTCCCGGGGGCAGGGCAATTCGTTCGGTCATCCGCACCCGCTGGTGCTCGCGCGTTATCGCCAGCAAGGGCTGCGCATCTACGACAGCGCGCAGCACGGCGCCATCCAGCTGCGCCTGGGCAGCTTTCAGGCGCCGTGGCTGATGCGTCAACAACGGCGTTTCTGGCGCTGA
- a CDS encoding DUF2062 domain-containing protein, with amino-acid sequence MPRRLFKRYMPDPTSIREHKSLRFLGKLLHDPNLWHLNRHSVARAMAVGLFAAFLPIPAQMLVAAALAITVRGNMPIAVSLVWLTNPITMPAVFFCTYQAGAWLMNVPARTLPDSLTWEWISGELSTMWQPFLLGSVVCGLILGILAYFTVMLYWRWWVARQWARRKKSRKS; translated from the coding sequence ATGCCCCGGCGCTTATTCAAACGTTACATGCCCGACCCGACGAGCATCAGGGAACACAAATCCTTACGCTTTCTCGGCAAGTTGCTGCATGACCCGAACCTCTGGCACCTCAATCGGCATTCGGTGGCCCGGGCGATGGCCGTCGGCCTGTTCGCCGCGTTCCTGCCGATTCCGGCGCAGATGCTGGTGGCGGCGGCACTGGCGATCACCGTGCGCGGCAACATGCCGATTGCCGTCAGCCTCGTGTGGCTGACCAACCCGATCACCATGCCGGCGGTGTTTTTCTGTACTTATCAGGCCGGAGCCTGGTTGATGAATGTGCCCGCCCGCACCCTGCCCGATTCGTTGACCTGGGAATGGATCAGCGGAGAGTTGTCGACCATGTGGCAACCGTTTTTGCTGGGGTCGGTAGTGTGTGGATTGATACTTGGCATCCTCGCTTACTTCACGGTGATGCTGTATTGGCGTTGGTGGGTGGCGCGGCAATGGGCGCGGCGCAAGAAAAGCCGCAAATCTTGA